Proteins from a single region of Hymenobacter aquaticus:
- a CDS encoding extracellular catalytic domain type 1 short-chain-length polyhydroxyalkanoate depolymerase, which produces MKTLLSVAAALALLPAASQAQSTITGTLVSGGITREYRLYVPAAYSAAKPVPLLFNLHGYSSNNLEQEVYGDFRSIADTANFLIVHPNGTVDGSGNRYWNTFTAPGAGGPDDVAFLSDLLTSLQARYSIDANRVYSTGMSNGGFMSYELACKLSNRVAAIGSVTGSVVQSRLSVCTPQHPVPVMEIHGTADNTVPYNGNILFVPVPAVVDYWARFNGCAPTPTVTTVPNTNTTDGSTAERYVYGGGRNGSVVEHYKIIGGGHTWPGAPVTIGVTNRDINASVEVWRFLRRYRLNQLSTPLSIGKAPAAADLTLYPNPATDLVTVRAATPLRPAQLTVHDALGRPVVARVTAASDGTLLVATGPWASGVYVLRLSTAGGQTYQKLVKQ; this is translated from the coding sequence GTGAAAACTTTACTCTCCGTAGCCGCCGCGCTGGCGCTGCTGCCCGCCGCCAGCCAGGCACAAAGCACCATTACGGGCACCCTCGTCAGCGGGGGCATCACCCGCGAGTACCGGCTCTACGTGCCGGCCGCCTACTCCGCCGCCAAGCCCGTGCCGCTACTATTCAACCTGCACGGCTACAGCTCCAACAACCTGGAGCAGGAAGTCTACGGTGATTTCCGGTCCATTGCCGACACGGCCAATTTCCTCATCGTGCACCCCAACGGCACCGTGGATGGCTCGGGCAACCGCTACTGGAACACCTTCACGGCCCCCGGCGCGGGCGGCCCCGACGACGTGGCGTTTCTCTCCGACTTGCTCACCAGCCTGCAGGCCCGCTACTCGATTGATGCCAACCGCGTGTACAGCACCGGCATGAGCAACGGGGGCTTTATGAGCTACGAGCTGGCCTGCAAGCTTAGCAACCGGGTGGCGGCCATCGGCTCGGTGACGGGCAGCGTGGTGCAAAGCCGGCTGAGCGTCTGCACGCCCCAGCACCCGGTGCCGGTCATGGAAATTCACGGCACGGCCGACAACACGGTGCCCTACAACGGCAACATCCTGTTCGTGCCCGTCCCAGCGGTGGTTGACTACTGGGCGCGCTTCAACGGCTGCGCGCCCACGCCCACCGTCACGACCGTGCCCAACACCAATACCACCGACGGCAGCACGGCGGAGCGCTACGTGTACGGCGGGGGCCGCAACGGTAGCGTGGTGGAGCACTACAAAATCATCGGGGGCGGCCACACCTGGCCGGGCGCGCCGGTCACCATCGGCGTAACCAACCGCGACATCAACGCCAGCGTGGAAGTATGGCGCTTCCTGCGCCGCTACCGCCTCAACCAGCTGAGTACGCCGCTGAGCATAGGCAAAGCCCCTGCTGCCGCCGACCTGACGCTCTATCCTAACCCCGCCACTGACTTGGTAACGGTGCGGGCCGCCACCCCGCTGCGGCCCGCCCAGCTCACCGTGCACGACGCCCTCGGCCGCCCCGTCGTCGCCCGCGTCACTGCCGCTTCCGATGGCACGCTGCTGGTGGCAACTGGCCCGTGGGCCAGCGGCGTGTACGTGCTGCGCCTGAGTACGGCCGGCGGCCAGACGTACCAGAAGCTGGTGAAGCAGTAG
- a CDS encoding DUF72 domain-containing protein, which translates to MPATYIGCSGFSFRDWKGVFYPPDMPPRQWFAYYCTHFNSLELNVTFYRLPELAFFEKLYQQSPPEFRFAVKAPRQVTHYKKFSAAAEPILAEFYATIREGLQEKLGPVLFQLPPKAAYTEELMRRLIDNLDPAFENVVEFRHPSWWEGEVFQQLSRHRISFVSQSHPLPLPDEVVATTSMVYYRFHGVPELYKSEYSRAFLQRVAAEIAALPRLEQVYLFFNNGIGGVGVGDAKKMQDLMPKP; encoded by the coding sequence ATGCCCGCTACCTACATTGGCTGCTCCGGCTTCTCGTTCCGCGACTGGAAAGGCGTGTTTTATCCGCCCGACATGCCCCCGCGCCAGTGGTTTGCATACTACTGCACCCACTTCAACAGCCTGGAGCTGAACGTGACCTTCTACCGCCTGCCGGAGCTGGCGTTTTTCGAGAAGCTCTACCAGCAAAGTCCGCCGGAGTTTAGGTTTGCCGTGAAGGCCCCGCGGCAGGTGACGCACTACAAAAAGTTCAGCGCCGCGGCCGAGCCGATTCTGGCCGAGTTTTACGCCACCATCCGGGAGGGTTTGCAGGAAAAGCTCGGGCCGGTCCTGTTTCAGCTGCCGCCCAAAGCGGCCTACACCGAAGAGCTGATGCGGCGCCTAATCGACAACCTGGACCCCGCGTTTGAAAACGTGGTGGAGTTTCGGCACCCGAGCTGGTGGGAAGGGGAGGTGTTTCAGCAGCTGAGCCGGCACCGAATTTCCTTCGTGAGCCAGAGCCACCCGCTGCCCCTGCCCGACGAAGTGGTAGCTACCACCAGTATGGTTTACTACCGGTTTCACGGCGTCCCCGAGCTGTATAAGTCGGAGTACAGCCGGGCGTTTTTGCAGCGCGTTGCCGCCGAAATTGCCGCCCTGCCCCGGCTGGAGCAGGTGTACCTGTTTTTCAACAACGGCATCGGCGGCGTGGGCGTCGGCGACGCGAAGAAGATGCAGGATTTGATGCCGAAGCCCTGA
- a CDS encoding xanthine dehydrogenase family protein molybdopterin-binding subunit has protein sequence MSTTNYIGKPVSRVDGPAKVTGAAKYAAEFNVPNLAYGYIVSSSVAKGKITKIHADEILTLPGVLQVFSHENVPSLAWFDRSYKDDVAPGGSPFRPLQHAEVKYSMQPVALVVAETFEVARYAAGLLRIDYDVEKHATDLETKRDDGFEPGRGKTGWMPPPKPRGNPDEELKNAAHRVEGEYIHLAQHHNPMEMFASTVEFLGDKKLNIYDKTQGAFNSQQYVTKVFGLSKDEAHVVSQYTGGGFGSGLRPQYQLFMAVLAALELKRSVRVSMTRQQMFSMGHRPHTLQYVELGTNPDGTLAAMHHHALAETSQFEDFTENVVNWSGMLYQCDNVKLTYQLAKIDVYTPQDMRAPGAASGSFALEVAMDEMAYAAGIDPLEFRLRNYAERDQNADKPFSSKKLRECYHEGAAKFGWDQRKPEPRSMRDGDLLVGWGVATGVWDASIQKCAASASLSADGHLTVLSGSNEIGTGTYTIMTQIAAQTLGLPIEAVTFKLGDTNQPEAPLQGGSWTAASVGNAVKQVCDKLGEQLLKLAQKMADSPLKGAAYEDVEFVNGQIRLNSDITQAVVLRDILPASGKDKLEAENTMMPNPLGQLTHSMHAHNAVFVEVKVDPELGTLHVTRVVNAVAAGRILNPKTARSQVLGSVVWGMSMALMEESVMDHGFGRYMNHNYGEYHIPVNADVHDIDVIFVEEEDDKVNPLGIKGLGEVGMLGVAAAVANAAYHATGKRVRNLPVSLDKLL, from the coding sequence ATGAGCACGACCAACTATATCGGCAAACCCGTCAGCCGCGTCGACGGGCCGGCCAAAGTAACGGGAGCGGCCAAGTACGCCGCCGAATTCAACGTGCCCAACCTGGCCTACGGCTACATCGTGAGCAGCTCGGTGGCGAAGGGCAAAATCACCAAGATTCACGCCGACGAAATTCTGACGCTACCGGGCGTTTTGCAGGTTTTCTCCCACGAAAACGTGCCTTCCCTGGCCTGGTTTGACCGCAGCTACAAGGACGACGTGGCCCCCGGCGGCTCGCCGTTCCGGCCGTTGCAGCACGCCGAGGTGAAGTACAGCATGCAGCCCGTGGCGCTGGTCGTGGCCGAAACCTTCGAGGTGGCCCGCTACGCCGCCGGCCTGCTCCGCATCGACTACGACGTGGAAAAGCACGCCACCGACCTGGAAACCAAGCGCGACGACGGCTTCGAGCCCGGCCGGGGCAAAACCGGCTGGATGCCCCCGCCCAAGCCCCGCGGTAACCCCGACGAGGAGCTGAAAAACGCCGCGCACCGCGTCGAGGGCGAGTATATCCACCTGGCCCAGCACCACAACCCGATGGAAATGTTTGCCTCCACGGTGGAGTTCCTCGGCGACAAAAAGCTCAACATCTACGACAAAACGCAGGGCGCCTTCAACTCCCAGCAGTATGTCACGAAGGTGTTCGGACTCAGCAAGGACGAGGCCCACGTGGTGTCGCAGTACACCGGCGGCGGCTTCGGCTCGGGCTTGCGGCCCCAGTACCAGCTGTTTATGGCCGTGCTGGCCGCCCTGGAGCTGAAACGCTCGGTGCGCGTCTCGATGACGCGGCAGCAGATGTTCAGCATGGGCCACCGCCCCCACACGCTGCAGTACGTGGAGCTGGGCACCAACCCCGACGGCACGCTGGCCGCTATGCACCACCACGCCCTGGCCGAAACCTCGCAGTTTGAGGACTTCACCGAAAACGTGGTTAACTGGTCGGGTATGCTCTACCAGTGCGACAACGTGAAGCTGACCTACCAGCTGGCCAAAATCGACGTGTATACGCCCCAGGACATGCGGGCCCCCGGCGCGGCCAGCGGCTCGTTTGCCCTGGAAGTAGCCATGGATGAAATGGCCTACGCCGCCGGTATTGACCCGCTGGAGTTCCGCCTGCGCAACTACGCCGAGCGCGACCAGAACGCCGACAAGCCGTTTTCGAGCAAGAAATTGCGCGAGTGCTACCACGAGGGCGCCGCCAAGTTTGGCTGGGACCAGCGCAAACCCGAACCCCGCTCCATGCGCGACGGAGACCTGCTGGTGGGCTGGGGCGTGGCTACCGGCGTCTGGGATGCCAGCATTCAGAAGTGCGCCGCCAGCGCCTCGCTGTCGGCCGACGGCCACCTGACCGTGCTCAGCGGCTCCAACGAAATCGGCACCGGCACTTACACCATCATGACGCAGATTGCGGCCCAAACCCTGGGCTTGCCCATTGAGGCCGTCACTTTCAAGCTCGGCGACACCAATCAGCCCGAAGCCCCACTGCAAGGCGGCTCCTGGACGGCCGCTTCCGTCGGCAACGCCGTGAAGCAGGTGTGCGACAAGCTGGGCGAGCAGTTGCTCAAGCTGGCCCAGAAGATGGCCGACAGCCCGCTGAAAGGGGCTGCCTACGAGGACGTGGAGTTCGTCAACGGCCAGATTCGCCTCAACAGCGACATTACCCAAGCTGTGGTGCTGCGCGACATTCTGCCCGCCAGCGGCAAGGACAAGCTGGAGGCCGAAAACACGATGATGCCCAATCCGCTCGGTCAGCTCACCCACTCGATGCACGCCCACAACGCGGTGTTCGTGGAAGTGAAGGTTGACCCCGAGCTGGGCACCCTGCACGTGACGCGGGTAGTAAACGCCGTGGCCGCCGGCCGCATCCTGAACCCCAAAACGGCCCGTAGCCAGGTGCTGGGCTCAGTGGTGTGGGGCATGAGCATGGCCCTGATGGAGGAAAGCGTGATGGACCACGGTTTCGGCCGCTACATGAACCACAACTACGGCGAGTACCACATTCCCGTCAACGCCGACGTGCACGACATCGACGTGATTTTCGTGGAGGAGGAAGACGACAAGGTAAACCCGCTGGGCATCAAAGGCCTGGGCGAAGTGGGCATGCTGGGCGTGGCCGCCGCCGTGGCCAACGCCGCCTACCACGCCACCGGCAAGCGCGTCCGCAACCTGCCGGTTTCGCTTGATAAGCTGCTGTAA
- a CDS encoding FAD binding domain-containing protein: MNSFTYTRASGVEAAVREKAADEGAKFIAGGTNLLDLMKENVERPTRLLDLNHLPLKAIEAAPDGGLRLGALATNADTAWDEQVQQRYPLLSQAILAGASPQLRNMATNGGNLFQRTRCYYFYDLATPCNKREPGSGCSAIGGYNRIHGILGTSESCIATHPSDMCVGLAALNATVQVTGPNGERTVKFEDFHRLPEDKPELDNTLAPDEIVTAIDLPNEDFSKNFSYLKLRDRQSYAFALVSVAAALQLEGNTIKEARLALGGVAHKPWRDPKAEALLKGQPATEETFRKAAAAVVENAQGYGHNTFKIELAKRAIVRALKQAAEGTQHASDIFTNSNP, translated from the coding sequence ATGAACAGTTTCACTTATACCCGCGCCAGTGGCGTGGAAGCGGCCGTCCGTGAAAAGGCGGCCGACGAGGGCGCCAAATTCATTGCCGGCGGCACTAACCTGCTGGACCTGATGAAGGAAAACGTGGAGCGCCCCACCCGCCTGCTCGACCTGAACCACTTGCCGCTCAAAGCCATTGAAGCCGCGCCCGACGGCGGCCTGCGCCTGGGCGCCCTGGCCACCAACGCCGATACGGCCTGGGACGAGCAGGTGCAGCAGCGCTACCCCTTGCTGAGCCAGGCCATTCTGGCCGGGGCCTCGCCCCAGCTGCGCAACATGGCCACCAACGGCGGCAACCTGTTTCAGCGCACCCGCTGCTACTATTTCTACGACCTGGCCACGCCCTGCAACAAGCGGGAACCCGGCTCGGGCTGCTCGGCCATCGGCGGCTACAACCGGATTCACGGCATCCTGGGCACGTCGGAAAGCTGCATTGCCACCCACCCCTCGGATATGTGCGTCGGGCTGGCCGCGCTGAATGCCACGGTGCAGGTAACCGGCCCCAACGGCGAGCGGACGGTGAAGTTCGAGGACTTCCACCGCCTGCCCGAAGACAAGCCCGAGCTGGACAACACCCTGGCTCCCGACGAAATCGTGACGGCCATTGACTTGCCCAACGAGGACTTCAGCAAGAATTTCAGCTACCTCAAGCTGCGCGACCGGCAATCCTACGCCTTTGCCCTGGTGTCGGTAGCGGCGGCTTTGCAGCTGGAGGGCAACACCATCAAGGAAGCCCGCCTGGCCCTGGGCGGCGTGGCCCACAAGCCCTGGCGCGACCCAAAGGCCGAAGCATTGCTCAAAGGCCAGCCCGCCACCGAGGAAACCTTCCGGAAGGCCGCTGCCGCCGTGGTAGAAAACGCCCAGGGCTACGGCCACAACACGTTTAAGATTGAGCTGGCCAAGCGCGCCATCGTGCGGGCCCTCAAGCAGGCCGCCGAAGGCACCCAGCACGCGTCCGACATCTTTACCAACTCGAATCCATGA
- a CDS encoding (2Fe-2S)-binding protein, with product MSTTTTQAPLGSPAIGLPPTATVTLKINGVERQLEIAPWTTLLDALREYLDLTGTKKGCDHGQCGACTVLVDGKRINSCLTLAVMKEGADITTIEGLGTEEKLHPLQQAFVDHDAFQCGYCTPGQICSAVGMLTEGKAKTTAEIREMMSGNLCRCGAYTNIVSAIEEVLNQPR from the coding sequence ATGAGTACAACCACCACCCAGGCCCCCTTGGGTTCCCCGGCTATTGGCCTGCCGCCCACGGCCACTGTCACGCTGAAAATCAACGGCGTGGAACGGCAGCTGGAAATAGCGCCCTGGACCACCCTGCTCGACGCCCTGCGCGAGTACCTCGATTTGACCGGCACCAAAAAAGGCTGCGACCATGGCCAGTGCGGGGCCTGCACCGTGCTGGTCGACGGCAAGCGCATCAATTCCTGCCTGACCCTGGCCGTCATGAAGGAAGGCGCCGACATCACGACCATCGAAGGCCTGGGCACCGAAGAAAAGCTGCACCCGTTGCAGCAGGCCTTCGTCGACCACGACGCCTTTCAGTGCGGCTACTGCACGCCGGGCCAGATCTGCTCGGCCGTGGGCATGCTCACCGAAGGCAAGGCCAAAACCACGGCCGAAATCCGGGAAATGATGAGCGGCAACCTCTGCCGTTGCGGTGCCTACACCAACATCGTGTCGGCCATTGAAGAAGTGCTGAATCAGCCCCGGTGA
- a CDS encoding DUF4856 domain-containing protein: MSFKYASVVLAALAFGFTSCDNSDNEENAAPALRAKMDASTLTASSKYTESFKDASGQSTVDLTTSNQRLDMFSELNTYMAKVAATTAPSKVEAGVLRNYYTNSAAPFSVAALNTSGLQLRSATAASFSVTNAEAVRTYVDNNFAKLATASESVDKTASEGKAGRLGRYLVDDKGYEVNQIIQKALIGALLLDQIDNVLLNEQGLKANNSKVVDGKAYSELEHNWDLAYGYLTNNAIMTTDINATPRERFLASYLNEKNGPASPAVYMAFLKGRAAIVNNDAAGVQAQADLIRTELEETIALAAVSYLANWKAASALDVKAHALGEGLGFIYSLRFCTKYGADAAFSDGVLNGLMAGSQGAWSLTNAQADVAINAIKTKFKLQ; this comes from the coding sequence ATGTCTTTCAAGTACGCTTCGGTTGTATTGGCGGCGCTGGCCTTTGGCTTTACCTCCTGCGACAACTCCGATAACGAAGAAAACGCGGCTCCGGCCCTGCGCGCCAAGATGGACGCCAGCACCCTGACGGCCTCGTCGAAGTACACCGAATCGTTTAAGGATGCCAGCGGGCAGTCGACCGTCGACCTGACGACCTCGAATCAGCGCCTCGACATGTTCTCGGAGCTGAACACCTACATGGCCAAAGTGGCCGCTACCACGGCCCCTTCCAAAGTGGAAGCCGGCGTGCTGCGGAACTATTACACTAACTCGGCCGCGCCCTTCTCGGTGGCCGCGCTGAACACCTCGGGCCTACAGCTGCGCTCCGCCACGGCGGCCTCGTTCTCGGTCACCAACGCCGAAGCCGTGCGCACCTACGTGGATAACAACTTCGCCAAGCTGGCCACGGCCAGCGAGTCGGTGGATAAAACCGCTTCCGAGGGCAAAGCCGGCCGCCTGGGCCGCTACCTGGTCGACGACAAGGGCTACGAAGTCAACCAGATCATCCAGAAAGCCCTGATTGGCGCCCTGCTACTCGACCAGATCGACAACGTGCTGCTGAATGAGCAGGGCTTGAAAGCCAACAACAGCAAGGTGGTGGACGGCAAGGCGTACTCGGAGCTGGAGCACAACTGGGATTTGGCCTACGGCTACCTGACCAACAACGCCATTATGACCACGGACATCAACGCCACCCCGCGGGAGCGTTTCCTGGCCAGCTACCTCAACGAGAAGAATGGCCCGGCGTCGCCGGCCGTGTACATGGCCTTTCTGAAGGGTCGCGCCGCCATCGTCAACAACGACGCGGCTGGCGTGCAGGCCCAGGCCGACCTCATCCGGACCGAGCTGGAGGAAACCATTGCCCTGGCGGCAGTGTCTTACCTGGCGAACTGGAAAGCGGCTTCGGCCCTGGACGTGAAAGCCCACGCCCTGGGTGAAGGTCTGGGCTTCATCTACTCGCTGCGCTTCTGCACCAAGTACGGCGCCGACGCGGCCTTCTCCGACGGGGTGCTCAACGGCCTGATGGCCGGCAGCCAGGGCGCCTGGAGCCTGACCAACGCCCAGGCCGACGTGGCCATCAACGCCATCAAGACCAAGTTTAAGCTCCAGTAA
- a CDS encoding imelysin family protein produces the protein MKRSVVTALALLLSAWVLLSCQKDSSGDAANPSTEPDRKALLTQWADSVVKPGYKGFNDKFSVLKTKTTAFTAAPTTATLTEARQAWQQAYVEWQKVEMFEFGPAETVSLRNHFNIYPTDVAGINRNISAGTYNFELATAIPQQGFPALDYLLNGVAADDAAIVQQYASSEKHRRYLTDVVNKMSETFGTVYSQWNGSYRDTFVNNTGTDASSSLSRVVNAYSLYYERFLRAGKVGIPAGTMTGTPLPDKIEAVYYKGTLPLQLATTAHAAVQQFFNGRTGRPSLRAYLDALGAKDSRTNQSLTSLIDAQLKTSYQQLNSLGPDLYTTMRSRNADAVASYNEMQKAVRMIKVDMTSAMSITVTYVDNDGD, from the coding sequence ATGAAAAGAAGCGTTGTAACTGCCCTGGCCCTGCTGCTTTCGGCCTGGGTACTGCTCAGCTGCCAGAAGGATTCCAGCGGCGACGCGGCCAACCCCAGCACCGAGCCCGACCGCAAAGCCCTGCTCACCCAGTGGGCCGACAGCGTGGTGAAGCCCGGCTACAAAGGCTTCAACGACAAGTTCAGCGTGCTCAAGACCAAGACCACGGCCTTCACTGCCGCGCCCACCACGGCCACGCTAACCGAAGCCCGCCAGGCCTGGCAGCAGGCGTACGTGGAGTGGCAGAAGGTGGAAATGTTTGAGTTTGGCCCGGCCGAAACCGTGAGCCTGCGCAACCACTTCAACATCTACCCCACCGACGTGGCCGGCATCAACCGCAACATCTCGGCGGGCACCTACAACTTTGAGCTGGCTACGGCCATTCCCCAGCAGGGCTTCCCGGCCCTGGATTACCTGCTCAACGGCGTAGCCGCCGACGACGCGGCCATCGTGCAGCAGTACGCCTCTTCCGAAAAGCACCGCCGTTACCTGACCGACGTGGTGAACAAGATGAGCGAAACCTTCGGCACGGTGTATTCGCAGTGGAACGGCTCCTACCGCGACACCTTCGTGAACAACACCGGCACCGACGCCAGCAGCTCCTTGTCGCGGGTGGTTAATGCCTACTCCTTGTACTACGAGCGGTTTTTGCGGGCCGGCAAAGTTGGTATTCCGGCCGGCACCATGACCGGTACGCCCCTGCCCGACAAGATTGAGGCCGTTTACTACAAAGGCACCTTGCCCTTGCAGCTGGCTACCACGGCCCACGCGGCGGTGCAGCAGTTCTTCAACGGCCGCACCGGCCGGCCTTCCCTGCGCGCCTACCTCGACGCGCTGGGTGCCAAAGACAGCCGCACCAACCAGTCGCTGACCAGCCTGATTGATGCCCAGCTGAAGACTTCCTACCAGCAGCTCAACTCCCTGGGCCCCGATTTGTACACGACCATGCGCAGCCGCAACGCCGACGCCGTGGCCTCTTACAACGAGATGCAGAAGGCCGTGCGCATGATTAAGGTCGACATGACCTCGGCCATGAGCATCACCGTCACCTACGTCGACAACGACGGCGACTAA
- a CDS encoding HTTM domain-containing protein → MQGSPLQRYFQTTIPAAPLATFRLAFGLLVLASVVRFWAKGWIADLYLQPKFFFSYYGFEWVKPLGVYTYALFAFCGLCAVLVALGWWYRTAAVGLFVSFTYIELMDKSTYLNHYYFVSLVALLLVVLPAGRYFSLDAYFRPGRWRSEVPRWTVDALRLLMGIVYCYAGLAKLNSDWLLHAMPLRIWLPAKNDLPVIGFLFSYPWVAYAFSWFGAFYDLTVPFFLLNRRTRPWAYATVVVFHVLTAVLFPIGMFPYVMMVAALIFFPAEAHERFVQWLRRTFRLGSAAPRQPVALVYGPRTRKLLLMTLGAFFLVQLLLPFRYLLYPRELFWTEEGYRFSWRVMLMEKMGQVQFKVVDGVTGRARLVNNYEHLSVLQEKMMATQPDMMVQFAHYLRDYYARRGVPSPRVYADAYVSLNGRLGKAYIDPTVDLARESDDLRPKPWILPFDDEIIGL, encoded by the coding sequence ATGCAGGGCAGTCCGCTGCAGCGCTACTTTCAGACGACTATTCCAGCCGCCCCGCTGGCTACGTTCCGGTTGGCCTTTGGCCTGCTGGTACTGGCCAGCGTGGTGCGTTTTTGGGCCAAGGGCTGGATTGCGGACCTGTATCTGCAGCCCAAGTTTTTCTTTTCCTACTACGGCTTCGAGTGGGTCAAGCCGCTGGGCGTGTACACCTACGCGCTGTTTGCCTTCTGCGGGCTGTGCGCCGTGCTGGTGGCCCTGGGCTGGTGGTACCGCACGGCGGCCGTGGGGCTGTTTGTGAGCTTCACCTACATCGAGCTCATGGACAAAAGCACCTACCTGAACCACTATTACTTCGTGAGTTTGGTGGCGCTGCTGCTCGTGGTGCTGCCCGCCGGCCGCTACTTTTCCCTGGACGCCTACTTCCGGCCCGGCCGCTGGCGGAGCGAGGTGCCGCGCTGGACGGTGGACGCCCTGCGCCTGCTCATGGGCATCGTGTATTGCTACGCCGGCCTGGCCAAGCTCAACTCCGACTGGCTGCTGCACGCCATGCCCCTGCGCATCTGGCTGCCGGCCAAAAACGATTTGCCCGTCATCGGCTTCCTGTTCAGCTACCCCTGGGTGGCCTACGCCTTCAGCTGGTTCGGGGCCTTTTACGATTTGACGGTGCCGTTTTTCCTGCTCAACCGCCGCACCCGGCCCTGGGCCTACGCCACGGTCGTGGTGTTTCACGTGCTGACGGCGGTGCTGTTTCCCATCGGCATGTTTCCCTACGTCATGATGGTAGCGGCTCTGATTTTCTTCCCGGCCGAGGCCCACGAGCGGTTCGTGCAATGGCTGCGCCGTACGTTCCGGCTAGGATCTGCGGCCCCGCGCCAACCCGTGGCCCTGGTGTACGGGCCGCGCACCCGCAAGCTGCTGTTAATGACCTTGGGCGCGTTTTTTCTGGTGCAGCTGCTCTTGCCCTTCCGCTACCTGCTCTACCCGCGGGAGCTGTTCTGGACCGAGGAAGGCTACCGGTTTTCGTGGCGGGTGATGCTGATGGAGAAAATGGGCCAGGTGCAGTTTAAGGTGGTCGACGGCGTGACGGGCCGGGCCCGGCTGGTTAATAACTATGAGCACCTGAGCGTGTTGCAGGAGAAGATGATGGCCACCCAGCCCGATATGATGGTGCAGTTTGCCCACTACCTGCGCGACTACTACGCCCGGCGCGGCGTACCTTCGCCCCGCGTGTACGCCGACGCCTACGTGAGCCTGAACGGCCGCCTGGGCAAAGCGTATATCGACCCCACCGTGGATTTGGCCCGGGAGTCGGACGACTTACGGCCCAAGCCCTGGATTTTGCCTTTCGATGATGAAATTATTGGTTTATAG